From the genome of Gallus gallus isolate bGalGal1 chromosome 4, bGalGal1.mat.broiler.GRCg7b, whole genome shotgun sequence:
CCAGTTaactcagagctgctgcacagtggATCATTGGttgatttgtttgtatttaacATGATGAGGTCACATTGGCCATGGAGGAATAGGGCTGACCACACTGAAGCACATTTGTTGGACCATCATTGTCACTTCACTTGATTTGAATGAGTGCTGGCAGCTTTttttgctgggagctgcagcacctGGAATGTTGCTGCAcctgtgctggggaagagagatgtctggaagaaaaatcagaCCTGGTCTATAGTGGACACTGACCAAAAAGTGTTCTAATGAAGCACACAGCAAATTATCCCAGATAATTTGTCAAAACCTGCATTTACTACGAGGTGTTAGCCTTGACATGAAGCCAATGCcaattaaagcaaacaaagtgaGCTCTGGGGCATGCTGATCCTCAGAGCCCTCacacttttaaagaaaagcagcaaatactCCAACAACAGAGcagcacaaaatgaaaactgttgaattttccatttgttctcCCATTTTGAACCACTGCTACCAGTGGACTGCTGAGCCTACATAGGATCGAAGCCCAGCAACGAGTCTCACACCGTGCTGGCACCTCATAGCAGAGCCCCAGGAGGTGTTGCtgggtttgtgtttgtttgagATGTGGTATCTAACCTACCTCTTTCTGTTGGCCGTGGATCAGTTCGTTACTGATGGTTCTCCCCCACGGAGCAAGCATGAAGAATAGACATACTGTTCTCCACAGCTGCCCTCTCTACTTTACTTTTTGTCCCTCGAGTCAAAGCAAACCCAATCATCTGCTCTTGCAGCTCTACGTGGTTATGCACAATGAAATCGAGCACCTTCTTTCTACTTGTAGCAGAAATGACAACCTATGGCACGCTTCCCTTCGGTATTGATGAAGCGAGATGCCTGCACATCCCTTACCCAAACGTGGCTCTGAAGGGACGTGGTTTTGGAAAAgggctctgcagagaaaatCAAAACAGGGCACCTACACACGCAGCAGGAACACACAGCTGACTGCAAACAGACTCGCTGTGCCCCTGTAACACAACCGCCACAGCCACCTGTGAGCACAGCGGCCACTGAGCTCAGATAGCAACGAGATGGGCTAGCTGGGAACAGGGACACGTGAGGGCCTCACGTGGGAATTCAAAAGCCACAGCCGTGGGCACAgagctctgaggagaaaagaGTGAAGGGCTTGCTGTGCCACAGCCTCAAtccctctctctgcagcacacaggcagGGTGCAGCCCAACAGCAGCCCACCGATATTCACCACTCAAGCCTTTCAGGTCAAGCAACAGTCTCTACAGTTAATTACTGTTTGAATTTCTCCAGTTCTGCCttatctgctgctttccttccagctgAATCTTTCAAATGGAATTGGACTACGTTTTCCTTTCTGGAGTAAGGGTATGCACTTGAATGAGCCCCGGCGCTGTGAGGCTGTGGCACGGGCCCTCCCAAACACCCTCCCAGCACCACGCTCTGCTCTAtatggcagtgctgcagggcggACCTCAGGTAGACAGCAGTAGCggacagagggagggagagcTCCGCGGCTCCGGGCGGAGCCTCAGCCCTCTCACACACACCATTTCTCCCCGAGCTCCGGGTGGATCAGCGCGTCGCTCCCAGAGCTCGGTGCAGCCCGCAGGGGCACAGCGGGTACCCTCCGCTCCGGctgcccgccgcgccgcgccaTGAACTGCAGCGATGCGCGGCGGCTGCAGGCGCTGCTGGGCGCAGTGCTGCGGGAGCTGCGCCGCGGTGCCAACGCCAGCGCGGCCGCCGCCGAGCCCGGGGTTGGGGGCGACGCCTCGCTGTACATCCTGCTCATCATGATCTTCTACGGCTGCCTGGCCGGGGGGCTCATCCTGGCCTACACCCGCTCGCGGAAGCTGGAGTCCAAGCACGACCCCTACCACCTCTACATCGAGCGCGACTGGGGCCGCGGCGGCCCGGGCCAGACGGCCGAGGAGGGCGGCCCGGCCGAGGAGCAGCGGCCGCTGTGACCcccgcggagcggagcggggagCGCTCGGACCTGCGGACCGCTACGGGACGGCCCCGGCCGCGGCTCGGTTCCCACCCGCGGCTCAGCTCCACGCCGCGCCCCGCACCGGGCGGCGGGACGACGGATGGCGGTGCTGCTGCCCTGTAACCGAGGGCTGCGCGGTACTGCTTTCCGCAATAACCGCCCGTGCTGCCGTGCGTCCAGAGATCTCTCTCATCACTTATCCTTACATCTACGGCCCTCCCTCCTTAAAATCGGTGCGTGTTCCGCCGCTCTCTGAGCGCACCGCTGGTGCTGCGGGCAGCCACGCTAACGGCCCCTCCGTGCTTTCTGACAGCGAAACTACAGCTCTAAAGCTCTTCCTCAACTTGGCAGCTGCTGTGTCTCGCTGTCTCTGCTGTAACGCTGTGGGGAATGGCCGCACATCGGCTGCACGAGGTGATGAGGGGTTtcgcttgtttgtttttagaaaacCCCTGAAATGACGGGAGCTGCACATCACGACCCACTGCACCAGGACCGCCACAACGGGGCCTCAGTCACATCAGATCTTCCGCAAGGAATTCCTTCAACGCAATCAGAATTAAGCTGGCTGCAACCAACGTTCCCCCATAATGAAGAGGGAATTATTACACATCCAACCCCTTTTCAGTCCCGTCCCAGTGAAGGAACACTGTCCATCAGGAGGACTGCGGCCTCTACGAGGCATTACGGACCGACAGCTCAGAAAGTACGGCAGAGCTGC
Proteins encoded in this window:
- the KCNE5 gene encoding potassium voltage-gated channel subfamily E regulatory beta subunit 5, whose amino-acid sequence is MNCSDARRLQALLGAVLRELRRGANASAAAAEPGVGGDASLYILLIMIFYGCLAGGLILAYTRSRKLESKHDPYHLYIERDWGRGGPGQTAEEGGPAEEQRPL